Proteins from a genomic interval of Lolium perenne isolate Kyuss_39 chromosome 1, Kyuss_2.0, whole genome shotgun sequence:
- the LOC127317465 gene encoding exosome complex component RRP45B-like: MMDERWFPTVNEREFIEQAFESGLRVDGRGPFDFRNLKIAFGREDGSAEVELGETRVMGYVTAQLVQPYKERPNEGTLAIFAEFSPMADPAYEPGRPGEAAIELGRVIDRGLRESRAVDLESLCVVAGNHVWSLRVDLHILDNGGNLIDAANIAALTALSTFRRPECTVGGDDGQQLTIHDPDVREPLPLTIHHLPIAVTFAYFGDGNIMVVDPTFKEEAVMGGRMTVTVNSDADVCSIQKAGGEGVMPSVVMQCLRIALLKAADITNEIKIKVSQR; the protein is encoded by the exons ATGATGGATGAGCGGTGGTTCCCGACTGTGAACGAGCGGGAATTCATCGAGCAGGCCTTCGAGTCGGGCCTCCGCGTCGATGGCCGCGGCCCCTTCGACTTCCGGAACCTCAAAATCGCGTTCGGCAG GGAGGATGGCTCGGCGGAGGTGGAGCTCGGCGAAACGCGCGTGATGGGCTATGTTACCGCCCAACTGGTCCAGCCGTACAAGGAGAGGCCTAACGAAGGGACGCTAGCTATATTCGCCGAGTTCTCGCCCATGGCTGATCCTGCCTATGAGCCCGGGCGACCTGGGGAAGCAGCGATTGAGCTGGGCCGTGTCATCGATCGCGGCCTAAG GGAGAGCCGAGCCGTGGATCTGGAGTCACTGTGCGTTGTTGCTGGGAACCATGTCTGGTCTCTGCGTGTCGACCTTCACATTCTGGACAATGGGGG GAATCTAATTGATGCGGCTAACATTGCTGCATTGACAGCTTTGTCGACATTCCGAAGGCCAGAATGCACTGTTGGTGGGGATGATGGTCAGCAACTTACAATTCATGACCCTGAT GTCAGGGAGCCACTTCCGCTAACAATCCACCACCTCCCCATAGCTGTAACCTTTGCTTACTTTGGTGATGGCAATATCATG GTTGTTGATCCAACATTTAAGGAAGAAGCTGTTATGGGAGGAAGAATGACAGTTACAGTTAACTCGGACGCTGATGTCTGTTCCATTCAGAAAGCTGGTGGAGAGGGTGTCATGCCAAGTGTTGTCATGCAGTGTTTAAGGATTGCTTTACTTAAAGCTGCTGATATAACAAACGAAATAAAAATCAAGGTGAGTCAGCGGTAG